The Rattus rattus isolate New Zealand chromosome 1, Rrattus_CSIRO_v1, whole genome shotgun sequence genome includes a region encoding these proteins:
- the Rtl4 gene encoding retrotransposon Gag-like protein 4, which translates to MEKCTESPPSLNEETSFLRGGNLIQQPQVQHPAEEKPPLTGQVVPALNSPVMSGPYSGDHPPQFHGNPASVTGFFAQVTAYLTTLDISNPADDARVKHFFDYLSQQMQNSDVLSESTQSNLLKQYENFVLEFQKSFGEPMIQETTPPMNAMVDKSDISPQDATTSQVHAPNLSYSETDQRDQLQADSTHDEEITDIMDNLPDLITQCIQLDKKHKDRPELLQSESHVPMVASPNRSQSFFSPIRPLPKDGLKPMQGAHLPVTPAKRARQQETQLCLYCNQAGHFTRDCLAKRSRTPARKKM; encoded by the coding sequence ATGGAGAAGTGTACAGAATCTCCACCAAGCTTAAATGAAGAGACTTCCTTTTTGAGAGGAGGCAATCTGATTCAGCAGCCACAAGTGCAACATCCAGCTGAGGAGAAACCTCCTTTAACGGGGCAAGTTGTACCTGCCCTGAATAGCCCGGTAATGTCTGGGCCTTACTCAGGTGACCATCCCCCTCAATTTCATGGTAACCCAGCCAGTGTCACAGGATTTTTTGCTCAGGTGACTGCCTATTTGACGACTCTGGACATTTCTAATCCTGCAGATGATGCCAGAGTCAAGCACTTTTTTGACTACCTGTCGCAGCAGATGCAAAATTCTGATGTCCTATCTGAGTCCACACAGAGTAATCTACTGAAACAATATGAGAACTTTGTTCTTGAGTTCCAGAAGTCATTCGGTGAACCAATGATACAAGAAACAACTCCTCCAATGAATGCTATGGTTGACAAAAGTGACATCTCTCCGCAGGATGCTACTACTTCCCAAGTTCATGCTCCAAATTTGAGTTATAGTGAGACCGATCAGAGAGACCAGCTCCAAGCTGACTCCACTCATGATGAAGAAATCACAGATATAATGGACAACCTACCAGATTTGATCACTCAATGCATTCAGCTGgacaaaaaacacaaagacagaccAGAACTCCTACAGTCAGAAAGTCATGTTCCAATGGTTGCTTCCCCAAATCGTAGCCAGTCCTTTTTCAGCCCCATACGGCCACTACCAAAGGATGGGCTTAAACCAATGCAGGGAGCCcacctgcctgtaactccggcCAAAAGAGCCCGCCAGCAAGAAACTCAGTTGTGTCTCTACTGTAATCAGGCTGGTCACTTCACAAGAGATTGCCTTGCTAAACGTTCTAGAACTccagcaaggaaaaaaatgtag